A portion of the Micromonospora vinacea genome contains these proteins:
- a CDS encoding M48 family metallopeptidase encodes MTPRGWALLTLAGLTIALVVLAALLIPWHRPPAPRADQLAALGDLPAEQVEKGREFRAALRPGGYAALAVGLLIALALGLTPLGSRLVELVGRPFGGHWAAQAVLGGLAVVLVADLVTLPFAAWRQSVLTRYGLSTNGWSGWAVDLLKSYAVSAVIGAVALFGFYAVIRLAPRWWWAFGAGGAAVLVVLLSFVLPVLVEPVFNRFTPMEQGPLRTELMSMAARDGVPVRDVLVADASRRTRAVNAYVSGLGPTRRVVVYDTLLREATPAEVTAVVAHELGHAKDSDVAVGTLTGALGAAAAVVALYLLGSWGPLLRLAGVDSVAQPSAFPLLVALVTVAGLVAAPVQALMSRRVEARADAHALALTNDPESFESMQRRLGSVNLGDPDPPRWEYLYSASHPSTVERMAAARAYAREAGR; translated from the coding sequence GTGACCCCGCGCGGCTGGGCGCTGCTGACCCTGGCCGGGCTGACCATCGCGCTGGTCGTGCTGGCCGCGCTGCTCATCCCGTGGCACCGCCCGCCGGCACCCCGGGCCGACCAGCTCGCCGCGCTGGGTGACCTGCCGGCCGAGCAGGTGGAAAAGGGCCGGGAGTTCCGGGCCGCGCTGCGCCCCGGCGGCTACGCCGCGCTCGCCGTCGGGCTGCTCATCGCCCTCGCACTCGGGTTGACCCCGCTGGGCAGTCGCCTGGTCGAGCTGGTGGGCCGGCCGTTCGGTGGGCACTGGGCCGCGCAGGCGGTGCTCGGCGGGCTGGCGGTGGTGCTCGTCGCCGACCTGGTGACGCTCCCGTTCGCCGCTTGGCGGCAGAGCGTGCTCACCCGCTACGGCTTGAGCACCAACGGCTGGAGCGGCTGGGCTGTCGACCTGCTCAAGTCGTACGCCGTCAGCGCGGTGATCGGCGCTGTGGCGTTGTTCGGCTTCTACGCGGTCATCCGGCTCGCGCCGCGCTGGTGGTGGGCGTTCGGCGCGGGCGGCGCCGCCGTGCTGGTGGTGCTGCTGTCGTTCGTGCTGCCGGTGCTGGTGGAGCCGGTCTTCAACCGGTTCACCCCGATGGAGCAGGGCCCGTTGCGCACCGAGCTGATGAGCATGGCCGCCCGTGACGGGGTGCCCGTGCGGGACGTGCTGGTCGCCGACGCCTCCCGCCGCACCAGGGCGGTCAACGCGTACGTCTCCGGTCTCGGGCCGACCCGACGGGTGGTCGTCTACGACACGCTGCTGCGCGAGGCGACGCCGGCCGAGGTGACCGCCGTCGTGGCGCACGAGTTGGGTCACGCGAAGGACTCCGACGTGGCGGTCGGCACGCTGACCGGGGCGTTGGGTGCCGCCGCGGCCGTGGTGGCGCTGTACCTGCTCGGCTCGTGGGGGCCACTGCTGCGGTTGGCCGGTGTCGACTCGGTGGCCCAACCGAGCGCGTTTCCGCTGCTGGTCGCCCTGGTCACGGTGGCCGGGCTGGTCGCCGCTCCGGTCCAGGCGCTGATGTCCCGACGGGTCGAGGCGCGGGCAGACGCGCACGCGCTCGCGCTCACCAACGACCCGGAGTCCTTCGAGTCGATGCAGCGCCGGCTCGGCTCGGTCAACCTCGGCGACCCCGACCCGCCCCGCTGGGAATACCTCTACTCGGCCTCGCACCCGTCCACAGTGGAGCGGATGGCCGCCGCCCGCGCGTACGCCCGGGAGGCCGGCCGATGA